From one Sulfurovum sp. UBA12169 genomic stretch:
- the nth gene encoding endonuclease III translates to MKKATKKEAEEIKALFLEYYPNSVTELHYRNLYELLVCVMLSAQCTDKRVNMITPAFFETYPDPSSLANADLEKVKSHINTCSFFNNKAANLIKMAQSIVENYNGEIPLEQKELVKLAGVGQKTANVVMIEYAGANLMAVDTHVFRVAHRLGLSQAKTALKTEEDLSKIFKTDLHRLHQAMVLFGRYRCKALKPECEMCFMLPYCKSKETFKV, encoded by the coding sequence AAGAGGCGGAAGAAATAAAGGCTCTTTTTTTGGAATACTACCCAAACAGCGTTACAGAACTACACTACCGAAACCTTTATGAGCTGCTTGTTTGCGTAATGCTTTCGGCCCAATGCACCGATAAACGCGTCAATATGATTACTCCGGCTTTTTTTGAAACCTATCCCGATCCTTCCAGCTTAGCAAATGCAGACCTTGAAAAAGTAAAGTCCCATATCAATACCTGCTCCTTTTTCAACAACAAAGCCGCCAATCTCATCAAAATGGCGCAAAGCATCGTAGAAAACTACAATGGGGAAATACCTCTGGAGCAAAAAGAGCTGGTCAAGCTTGCGGGCGTAGGCCAAAAAACAGCCAATGTCGTCATGATAGAGTATGCCGGCGCAAATCTTATGGCAGTAGACACCCATGTATTTCGTGTAGCGCATCGCCTAGGTTTAAGCCAAGCAAAAACGGCACTGAAAACAGAAGAAGATTTAAGTAAAATTTTTAAAACCGACCTTCATCGGCTTCATCAGGCGATGGTGCTTTTTGGGCGCTACCGATGCAAAGCGCTCAAGCCTGAATGTGAAATGTGTTTTATGCTGCCCTACTGCAAAAGCAAAGAAACCTTCAAAGTCTAG
- a CDS encoding cysteine methyltransferase: MDKFTAKSTFQERCYALLTQIPKGKVTTYRAIAHALGCKAYRAVGHAMATNPNPVTVPCHRVIRSDRRVGGYVGGEDKKIALLKEEGILIREEKVENFSNVFFDFS; this comes from the coding sequence GTGGATAAATTTACTGCAAAATCAACCTTTCAAGAACGATGTTATGCGCTTTTGACTCAAATTCCCAAAGGCAAAGTAACAACATACAGAGCGATTGCCCATGCGTTGGGATGCAAAGCGTATCGCGCAGTCGGACATGCGATGGCGACCAATCCCAATCCTGTTACGGTACCATGTCACAGGGTTATCAGAAGTGACCGAAGAGTGGGTGGCTATGTTGGAGGGGAGGACAAAAAGATAGCACTGCTCAAAGAGGAAGGCATTCTCATTAGAGAGGAAAAGGTGGAAAATTTCTCTAATGTTTTTTTTGATTTTTCATGA
- a CDS encoding cytochrome B: MKKWSINFRVWHWINAFVILGLLGTVFLRKTFLSWRTNSELLVQKLSEINIDITSEQATVLAKAIRAPMWEWHIILGYALAALAVWRILLFFTQSGKENYINFKEQTLHYKMVKIGYLLFYAIIAFMSISGLLMVFHEELGLIEETVKSLKELHELVYNGVLIFVPLHLLGVIIAEQKEDKGIISDMINGGKK, from the coding sequence ATGAAAAAATGGAGTATAAATTTTAGAGTATGGCATTGGATAAACGCTTTTGTTATCTTAGGATTATTAGGGACTGTATTTTTACGAAAAACTTTTTTAAGTTGGCGCACCAACAGTGAACTGCTTGTGCAAAAACTTTCCGAAATTAATATTGATATCACAAGCGAGCAGGCAACGGTTCTTGCCAAAGCTATCCGCGCACCGATGTGGGAGTGGCATATTATATTGGGATACGCTCTGGCTGCTTTAGCAGTATGGAGGATACTGCTTTTCTTTACCCAAAGCGGCAAAGAAAATTATATAAATTTCAAAGAGCAAACCCTTCACTACAAAATGGTAAAAATAGGCTATCTGCTATTTTATGCGATCATTGCATTTATGAGCATTAGCGGTTTGCTAATGGTTTTTCATGAAGAACTTGGATTGATTGAAGAGACGGTAAAATCGTTAAAAGAACTGCATGAACTTGTGTATAACGGCGTGCTTATCTTTGTTCCCCTGCACCTTTTGGGCGTGATTATCGCTGAACAAAAAGAAGACAAAGGGATCATCTCCGATATGATCAACGGCGGCAAAAAATAA
- a CDS encoding aminoacyl-histidine dipeptidase, with translation MSKIIEHFQALTQIPHCSKVAERLLDYLIEFAKSRGYAAEVDQAKNIFITKGKPSVCLQAHYDMVCMGKAPLIETYTQEGWMKAKEASLGADNGIGIAMMMALMDKTEELEFLITSDEEVGLIGANAVTFDLQSKYMLNLDSEDEAEVYIGCAGGADIVASKKDRYIEGKGQCYEVAVRGLPGGHSGVDIDKGISSAIKVLAEYLNGHQVTQLASLDAGERRNSIPANAAAIVYSQAPLHGSPMVQVKQLNQKPKILKEGEKVLAMMDAFKQGVHAQNIELGIPDTSINLAIMKTDGKGSLVVETSARAMSAKGLEKLSKETVAFFKSYGFDVVLEDKYPAWKPDVNDFTNLVSEEMAKVFGDSKLKAIHAGLECGVIAEKYPHMKFASIGPTIRYPHSTREMVNLKSVERTFEVLLGIVERTRL, from the coding sequence ATGTCAAAGATCATTGAGCACTTTCAGGCCCTCACTCAAATTCCCCATTGCAGCAAAGTAGCCGAAAGACTACTTGATTATCTGATTGAATTTGCTAAAAGCAGAGGTTACGCCGCAGAGGTGGATCAGGCTAAAAATATTTTTATAACCAAAGGCAAACCAAGCGTGTGTCTTCAGGCGCATTATGACATGGTCTGTATGGGCAAGGCGCCCCTGATAGAAACCTATACGCAAGAGGGTTGGATGAAGGCCAAAGAGGCTTCCTTGGGCGCAGATAACGGCATAGGGATTGCGATGATGATGGCGCTGATGGACAAGACTGAGGAGCTGGAGTTTTTGATTACTTCGGATGAGGAAGTGGGATTGATCGGTGCAAATGCGGTGACATTTGATTTGCAAAGTAAATATATGCTCAATCTCGACAGTGAAGATGAGGCGGAGGTATATATAGGGTGTGCAGGCGGAGCAGATATCGTAGCAAGCAAAAAAGATAGATATATAGAAGGGAAAGGGCAATGCTATGAGGTGGCTGTCAGAGGGCTTCCGGGAGGGCATTCCGGCGTAGATATCGACAAAGGTATTTCTTCGGCGATCAAAGTGCTTGCCGAGTATCTTAATGGACATCAAGTGACCCAGCTCGCGTCACTTGATGCCGGTGAGCGCCGCAATTCTATTCCCGCCAATGCCGCGGCAATCGTCTATTCGCAGGCACCCCTTCATGGCTCACCGATGGTGCAGGTAAAGCAATTGAACCAAAAACCAAAGATTCTTAAAGAGGGAGAAAAAGTATTGGCAATGATGGATGCTTTCAAGCAAGGGGTGCATGCGCAAAATATAGAACTGGGCATTCCTGATACAAGCATCAATCTTGCTATTATGAAAACAGATGGCAAAGGGAGCCTTGTCGTTGAAACCAGTGCACGAGCAATGAGCGCTAAGGGATTGGAAAAGCTTTCCAAAGAAACTGTTGCTTTTTTTAAATCTTACGGTTTTGATGTGGTACTTGAAGATAAATATCCTGCATGGAAACCGGATGTCAATGATTTTACAAATCTCGTCAGCGAGGAGATGGCGAAAGTGTTTGGTGACTCCAAACTCAAAGCGATTCATGCAGGCTTGGAATGCGGGGTTATCGCCGAAAAATACCCCCATATGAAATTCGCCTCCATCGGACCGACGATCCGATATCCCCATTCAACCAGAGAAATGGTGAATCTAAAGTCCGTAGAGCGAACTTTTGAGGTATTGTTGGGGATTGTAGAAAGAACTAGACTTTGA
- a CDS encoding ABC transporter ATP-binding protein, whose protein sequence is MIQLTNLTKSFGGQTLFRNLNLKLSQGQKIGLIGRNGTGKSTLFKIILGEESYDEGEVSIPKNYRIGTLRQHLEFTKPTVHEECAQVLPEEEQYNFYKIEKILFGLGFSAEDLDKNPLSFSGGYQIRINLAKLLATEPNMLLLDEPTNYLDILSLRWLKQFIREFDGEVILITHDREFMDSVTTHTMGIQRKGLHIIKGDTKKYEATLAMQDETYEKTRLNQDKKRKELEDFIARNKARASTATLAQSKVKALEKMEEMDSLENEASLAFNFNYKETPAKVVLRAENLGFGYDQSVPLFAHLTFALENGKCLAIIGKNGKGKSTLLNYIAGELPKQQGEITLHPSTAMAHFGQTNIERLNTQNTIIDEISAVDKKLGIAQVRGICGTMMFSGELAEKKIEVLSGGERSRVMLGKIIATPANLLLLDEPTNHLDMQSIDALCDAVESFRGAVIMVTHSEMLLRRLADALIVFHEGRAEYFEGSYDEFLEKIGWEEEEGQTKPKKTRPKLDKKERKKLRTALIQEKSKEIAPYKKKMELCETQITALEKLLQEQNGALAKASEHGDNSGIMEYSQHIAQTQKEIDNHFEQLEVTSEKYDEIVSHYDTRLQELE, encoded by the coding sequence ATGATACAATTAACCAATCTCACCAAAAGCTTTGGCGGGCAAACTCTTTTTCGCAACCTCAACCTCAAGCTTTCACAAGGTCAAAAAATAGGCCTTATCGGACGCAACGGCACAGGCAAATCCACACTTTTCAAGATCATACTGGGAGAAGAAAGCTATGATGAAGGGGAGGTAAGCATCCCCAAAAATTACCGCATAGGCACCCTGCGCCAACATCTTGAATTTACTAAGCCTACCGTACATGAGGAATGCGCACAAGTGCTTCCCGAAGAAGAACAGTATAACTTTTACAAGATAGAAAAAATCCTTTTTGGACTCGGATTTAGCGCAGAAGATCTAGATAAAAACCCTTTAAGCTTTTCGGGCGGCTATCAGATACGCATCAATCTTGCTAAACTTCTTGCCACAGAACCCAATATGCTTTTACTCGATGAACCGACCAACTATTTGGATATTCTGTCCCTGCGCTGGCTTAAACAATTTATCCGAGAGTTTGACGGAGAAGTGATACTTATCACGCATGATCGTGAGTTTATGGACAGTGTAACTACGCATACGATGGGTATTCAGCGCAAAGGACTTCACATCATCAAGGGTGATACAAAAAAGTATGAAGCAACTTTGGCAATGCAGGACGAAACCTATGAAAAAACCCGGCTCAACCAGGATAAAAAACGCAAAGAACTTGAGGATTTTATTGCACGAAATAAAGCAAGAGCCTCTACAGCTACCTTGGCGCAATCCAAAGTAAAAGCATTGGAAAAAATGGAAGAGATGGACAGTTTGGAAAACGAAGCTTCTCTCGCATTCAATTTTAATTACAAAGAAACACCCGCCAAGGTCGTACTCCGTGCAGAAAATTTGGGTTTTGGCTACGATCAGAGCGTACCTCTTTTTGCACATCTTACCTTTGCTTTGGAAAACGGTAAATGCCTCGCCATTATCGGAAAAAACGGCAAAGGAAAATCCACTTTGCTCAACTATATTGCAGGCGAACTTCCTAAACAGCAAGGAGAGATCACCCTTCATCCCTCTACCGCCATGGCACACTTCGGACAGACCAACATTGAAAGGCTCAACACTCAAAATACCATCATTGATGAGATTAGCGCTGTAGATAAAAAACTTGGCATCGCACAGGTAAGAGGTATTTGCGGGACAATGATGTTTAGTGGCGAGTTAGCCGAAAAAAAGATAGAGGTGCTCTCAGGAGGTGAGCGAAGCCGTGTTATGCTGGGCAAGATCATCGCCACGCCTGCCAACTTATTGCTGCTTGATGAGCCTACAAACCACCTCGATATGCAATCCATAGATGCTCTTTGTGATGCGGTAGAATCTTTTCGCGGGGCAGTCATTATGGTTACACACTCAGAGATGCTTCTGCGCCGTTTGGCTGATGCCCTGATCGTCTTTCATGAAGGAAGAGCCGAGTATTTTGAAGGCAGCTATGATGAGTTCCTTGAAAAAATTGGCTGGGAAGAGGAAGAAGGGCAAACCAAACCCAAAAAAACCAGACCCAAACTCGATAAAAAAGAGCGCAAAAAACTTAGAACGGCACTCATTCAGGAAAAAAGCAAAGAAATCGCTCCCTACAAAAAAAAGATGGAACTCTGCGAAACACAGATCACGGCACTTGAAAAACTCCTTCAAGAACAAAACGGTGCACTCGCAAAAGCATCTGAACACGGCGACAACTCGGGTATTATGGAATATTCACAACATATAGCCCAAACACAAAAAGAGATAGATAACCATTTTGAGCAACTCGAAGTAACAAGCGAAAAATATGATGAGATCGTTTCACACTATGACACCAGGCTGCAAGAACTTGAATGA